CCACTCCCGGGTCATAACCAAACTTCAAAGGCTTTCCGGCTGCGATATGGTAATTTTCTCAGGCTTGGGTGACAGAATGAAAACACCTCAGAATGAGGTGATGGAGAATATCAACAGCTGTACAGATGATATGGGACCTATTAAAAAATCACTGCCCATCCCTGCAGGCAGCCAGTGGGCAGGGTCTTTCGGCCCTCTGTATAAAATGATGGGACATAGAGATTTTGCGGTTGTTCCCGGACGAGCCGTCTTCGGACATCCCAGCGGTCCGACTGCAGGAGCTATCAGCCTGCATCAGGGCTGGGAGGCCACTGCAAAGGGTATCCCTCTGGAAGAATACGCTAAAAATCACAAAGAACTCGCTCAGGCTATTAAACAATTTACAGGTAAGGAGATTGAACAATGAGATATGCAATAGGCTGTGATCCCAATGCGATGGAGATGAAATTACTCTTAGCTGAAGACTTAAAATCGGCCGGTCACAGTGTGACCGATATGGGAAGTGAAGATGTAATTTACGCCAATGTTGCTATTAAAGTGGCAGAGGCGGTGGCTTCGGGGGAATATGATAAGGGGGTTCTGGTCTGTGGTACCGGGATTGGCATGAACATTGCCGCCAACAAGGTAAAAGGAGCTTATGCCGCACTTGTCACAGATGCATTATCTGCCGAAAAAGCAAGAACAAGTAACAATGCAAATATAATATGCATGGGAGCCAATACCCTGGCTTACCCACTGGCAAGAAAACTTTTAGAAATATGGGACCGACAGGAATTTGATACGTCTTCTCCTTCAGCTCCCAAGGTGGATGCATTTGTCAATTATGATAAATCCAGAAATAAAAGGGTATAGCTAAATGCGACCGAGAGAGAGAATTGAATGCGTTTTAAACAATAGAACACCCGACTATATTCCGATATTCCCGAAAATAAGCCATGCCGTATGCAGAGTCATCAAGGGGATGTCCATGCATGATTACATGACAGATCCTCGAAATATGGCTAATGCAATTATAGCTGCAGCAAAGGTTTACGGCTGGGATGGTGTCGGTATTATGACAGATATTGCCAATGAAGGAATGGCCATTGGGAGTAAGTTTAAAATACCCCGGGTGAAGTCTATGATTTAACATCAACCCTGATAAAAAAAGTGAAACCCCAGGGCAGATTCATCCTGGGAAGCAGTTGTGAAATATCCGTAGAAACCCCGCCGGCTAATCTGCATGCCTTTGTGAAAGCAGGAAGAGATTATGGACATTATTAAAACAGGAAGAGCCCCCCACGCAGACAATAAATGACACCCCGGATAGAGTTCATCAGGAGAACTCTTCAACTGATATCAATTCTTAAAAGACACTGGAGTATTGATGCAGAATTATTCTTTGTAAAACAAATCCGTCAGTTTTTTAATTGTACGAGGATCCCCCGGACGGGGCATATTTCTTGACGAAAGAGTTCTTTCCATATTCATAACTTCCTCTATTGAAATGGACCCGACTTTTCCCAGACGGAAAGCCACAGAAGCAGAGACCGCCATGGCTTCTGTCATTTCCAGCAGGTCCACAGCCCGCTCGATACCTTCACTACTTCCCAAAGTGATACCATGATTCTGCATGAGCCAGGCATTGGACTGTGAGGCATATTTCTCGAATTGGGCAGCTAATTCATCCGAGACAGGTTCTGCATAGGGCACCGTGAGAACCGGACCGACTTCAAGAACAGGTTCAGGGAGCAGTGGACGGGTCAGAAGATCCTGATCCACCATAGAAAACCCCGTCAAAACGGGGGGATGGGCATGTACCAGAGCATTCAAGTCCGGCCTGAAGCGATACAAGGCAAGATGCATCGGGGTTTCGCCCGTAGGCATTCTCCCCGGTGATTCGAATAAGACATCCCCATGATCATCAATGATGACAATATCATCAAACTGCATTTTTCTTTTGACGACTTTGGTAGGTGTAATCAGAAAGACCTTTTGTTCTACCCGATAAGAGAGATTTCCTCCATGAGATGTTACATATCCCAATTCACCAAGTCGAATGGCCGCAAGAACGAGTTCATTGATTTCATCCTTAAATTTTTTCTGATACGAATTCATTGTATACCCCTGTTTGTTAGCTTAGATTCCGGCTTGTGTGGTTGATTTATTAATCATCTTAAATACATAATCAAACAAGATCTTAATCGGGAGGACTCCCAAAAGTAGTCATACACAGATAAATTACATTAAATTCCTTACAAAATTCAAAGACTGCACAATCTGAGCATCATAATCACTTAAATCCATTATTTCCCGGTACAGACTGACCGCAGATCCAACTTCCCCCCCAGGTTTGACAAAGGGCTCCATTGTAATAGGTTTATCGTAGTTCATGGCCTTGAGTGTTTCAAAAATAATTTTCCAGGGCATTGAACCAAGACCCGGAAATTTTCTGTTATTCTCACCAATATGGAAATACCTCAGATGTTCAATAGACTTGATAATGGCAGTTACCATTGAATCCTCTTCAATGTTCATATGGAATGTATCTAAATGGATACCAAGATTGGGAGAATCCACTTCCGAGATGTATGACAAAGCTTCATCACAGTTATTGATTAAAAAGTTCTCAAACCGATTCACAACTTCAATATTGAAATAAACACCCAAATCTTCAAAGGTCCTTGACGCCTCTTTCATGGATACAACACTATTTTTCCAATACTCTTTCTTCTCTTCCAGACTGTCAATTTTCCCGTTCCATGCACCATGGACAATACCGCTGCAGTCAGAAATCCCTGCTTTAGACATAGCTTTGGCAATATCCTTCAAAACGGTCAAGCCGGCTTCTCGCTTCATTTTATCAGGTGATCCGATATCTTCGGCCGGAGACATCCCGAGACTGAGGGTCAGTGCAAGATCATTCTTTGCGGCCTCGTCCTTGAAAGCAGCGATATTCTCATCACTCATATTCTTCAAATAGAGAGCACCGAATTCCAGAAGATCAAATCCCATTGATTTAACTTTAGAAATCAAGGGCATCTGATCATCATCCCAATGACTCACAAAACTTCCATAATGGATACCAATTTTATTATTC
The genomic region above belongs to Oceanispirochaeta sp. and contains:
- a CDS encoding RpiB/LacA/LacB family sugar-phosphate isomerase, with protein sequence MRYAIGCDPNAMEMKLLLAEDLKSAGHSVTDMGSEDVIYANVAIKVAEAVASGEYDKGVLVCGTGIGMNIAANKVKGAYAALVTDALSAEKARTSNNANIICMGANTLAYPLARKLLEIWDRQEFDTSSPSAPKVDAFVNYDKSRNKRV
- a CDS encoding uroporphyrinogen decarboxylase family protein, giving the protein MRPRERIECVLNNRTPDYIPIFPKISHAVCRVIKGMSMHDYMTDPRNMANAIIAAAKVYGWDGVGIMTDIANEGMAIGSKFKIPRVKSMI
- a CDS encoding class II aldolase/adducin family protein produces the protein MNSYQKKFKDEINELVLAAIRLGELGYVTSHGGNLSYRVEQKVFLITPTKVVKRKMQFDDIVIIDDHGDVLFESPGRMPTGETPMHLALYRFRPDLNALVHAHPPVLTGFSMVDQDLLTRPLLPEPVLEVGPVLTVPYAEPVSDELAAQFEKYASQSNAWLMQNHGITLGSSEGIERAVDLLEMTEAMAVSASVAFRLGKVGSISIEEVMNMERTLSSRNMPRPGDPRTIKKLTDLFYKE
- a CDS encoding sugar phosphate isomerase/epimerase, which gives rise to MNNKIGIHYGSFVSHWDDDQMPLISKVKSMGFDLLEFGALYLKNMSDENIAAFKDEAAKNDLALTLSLGMSPAEDIGSPDKMKREAGLTVLKDIAKAMSKAGISDCSGIVHGAWNGKIDSLEEKKEYWKNSVVSMKEASRTFEDLGVYFNIEVVNRFENFLINNCDEALSYISEVDSPNLGIHLDTFHMNIEEDSMVTAIIKSIEHLRYFHIGENNRKFPGLGSMPWKIIFETLKAMNYDKPITMEPFVKPGGEVGSAVSLYREIMDLSDYDAQIVQSLNFVRNLM